The Agromyces sp. LHK192 genome includes a window with the following:
- a CDS encoding LacI family DNA-binding transcriptional regulator — translation MRVTIAEIAEMADVSVPTVSKVLNGRPGVSAGTRERVAGLLDEHGYTRRGGTRRIGLVDFVIADLSTTWAHQLIIGAEAEAARSGVGLVITSTHGRRAANRHWIRQLSARKSDGIVLVVSELHPGAEAELARLNTPIVLIDSHGGADSQAPIVAATNWAGGLSATEHLLELGHRRIGIVTGPEALACSRDRLDGYRAALARAGVEFDPELVVYGDFRVSGGVAGAERLFASDDRPTAIFAGSDHQAHGVYLAAREAGLSIPGDLSVVGFDDVDLCEWVAPRLTTVRQPLADMAREAMRMVLELGDPDAAEVPGRVELATTLIVRESTAAPRPNRPGLG, via the coding sequence GGCCGGCACCCGGGAGCGGGTCGCCGGACTGCTCGACGAACACGGCTACACGCGCCGCGGCGGCACCCGCCGGATCGGCCTGGTCGACTTCGTCATCGCCGACCTCTCGACCACGTGGGCGCACCAGCTCATCATCGGCGCCGAAGCCGAGGCGGCGCGTTCAGGGGTCGGACTCGTGATCACGTCGACGCACGGTCGACGCGCGGCCAACCGGCACTGGATCCGTCAGCTCTCCGCCCGGAAGTCCGACGGCATCGTGCTCGTCGTCTCCGAGCTGCATCCGGGCGCCGAGGCCGAGCTCGCCCGCCTCAACACCCCGATCGTGCTGATCGACTCGCACGGCGGCGCGGACTCGCAGGCGCCGATCGTGGCTGCGACGAACTGGGCGGGCGGGCTCTCGGCCACCGAGCACCTGCTCGAGCTCGGCCACCGCCGCATCGGCATCGTCACCGGCCCCGAGGCGCTCGCGTGCTCGCGCGATCGGCTCGACGGCTACCGCGCCGCGCTCGCCCGTGCCGGCGTCGAGTTCGACCCGGAGCTGGTCGTCTACGGCGACTTCCGCGTCTCGGGCGGGGTCGCCGGCGCCGAACGGCTGTTCGCCTCGGACGACCGCCCCACCGCGATCTTCGCCGGCAGCGACCACCAGGCCCACGGGGTCTACCTCGCGGCCCGCGAGGCCGGCCTGTCGATCCCCGGCGACCTGTCGGTCGTCGGGTTCGACGACGTCGACCTGTGCGAGTGGGTCGCACCCCGGCTCACGACGGTGCGGCAGCCGCTCGCCGACATGGCGCGTGAGGCGATGCGGATGGTGCTCGAGCTCGGCGACCCCGACGCCGCCGAGGTGCCGGGGCGCGTGGAGCTCGCGACGACCCTCATCGTGCGCGAGTCGACCGCCGCACCGAGGCCGAACCGTCCCGGGCTCGGGTAG
- a CDS encoding TetR/AcrR family transcriptional regulator — MADTTQVGARSKPAADRVQRPQARTLERREAVLKAAMKVFGAHGYHKGALVEIAEEAGMTHAGVLHHFGSKEGLLVAMLQYRDGEEAAGVPARAQTEGPAFLQHLVDTVEENTTRRGIVQAYTVLSGESVADGHPAHDYFHERTHVLRAKIAGVFGEVTGSTDGQALTDAASTLIAVMDGLQLQWLLEPEAVEMPRLVGTVIDELIERLSAPAP, encoded by the coding sequence TTGGCAGACACCACGCAGGTCGGGGCGCGCAGCAAGCCGGCGGCCGACCGCGTACAGCGCCCCCAGGCGCGCACGCTCGAGCGCCGCGAGGCGGTGCTGAAGGCCGCGATGAAGGTCTTCGGCGCGCACGGGTACCACAAGGGCGCCCTCGTCGAGATCGCCGAGGAGGCGGGCATGACGCACGCCGGCGTGCTGCACCACTTCGGCTCGAAGGAGGGCCTGCTCGTCGCGATGCTCCAGTACCGCGACGGCGAGGAGGCCGCGGGCGTCCCCGCACGCGCGCAGACCGAGGGCCCGGCGTTCCTCCAGCACCTCGTCGACACCGTCGAGGAGAACACCACCCGCCGAGGCATCGTGCAGGCGTACACCGTGCTCTCGGGCGAGTCCGTGGCCGACGGCCACCCCGCCCACGACTACTTCCACGAACGCACGCACGTCCTCCGCGCGAAGATCGCCGGCGTCTTCGGCGAGGTCACCGGATCGACCGACGGGCAGGCGCTCACCGACGCGGCGTCCACGCTCATCGCGGTGATGGACGGCCTGCAGCTCCAGTGGCTGCTCGAACCCGAGGCGGTCGAGATGCCGAGGCTCGTCGGCACGGTCATCGACGAGCTGATCGAGCGGCTGTCGGCGCCGGCGCCCTAG